One segment of Pseudoalteromonas rubra DNA contains the following:
- a CDS encoding Calx-beta domain-containing protein: protein MLKTSLSLIALVASSVSYANTCSGQLYGINAGRGDVGILFGLNEQDNSAYAQTLAEFSASALAYDPASKRMYYVSAPRPFEYQVDVSHLNLSAEQLTHLPIEGKRFKYLRLAYYDFATDTHTLVGRTSQVLSMVYDPERDALLGTDFKKLYEINKNTGEATELGALGSLKGKFRGDLVIQNGNWYLITSRSVYQIDKTTFEATKLANHSLTAATGAALNQAGEVVVSRTLINDYGHVNRSKLYKLNPQSGNTCLLATVPVRLNDLAVNTDQAVACYTTPSCETDPEPTFTVEAITDTVSEGGQLEYQVALSNAYYQDVTLDVSVLDDTTSAGDYTSPSASVTIAAGETSATINIATLDDANHEDSEALTLVVEGATYTSGSASVSGTIEDNDPACTPDNYTRIHYQFVSESAGYNNDWGIRVNGSYVKLLDEYGGAGSYDVIEGASYDYVLSINGNSNQLTTNYRVYGDKQYWEDQNDRDYNDFIVKVWTSSIQKGCD from the coding sequence ATGCTAAAAACATCACTTTCTTTGATTGCCCTGGTGGCGTCTTCTGTTTCTTACGCGAACACTTGTAGTGGCCAGCTATATGGCATTAATGCGGGTCGTGGCGATGTGGGGATTTTATTTGGTCTGAATGAACAAGATAACAGTGCCTATGCACAAACGCTGGCGGAATTTAGTGCCTCAGCATTGGCTTATGACCCGGCCAGCAAACGTATGTATTATGTGTCAGCGCCCAGACCGTTTGAATATCAGGTTGACGTGAGTCACCTTAACCTCAGTGCAGAGCAGTTAACGCACCTTCCAATAGAGGGCAAGCGCTTTAAATATTTGCGCCTGGCATACTATGATTTTGCTACCGATACGCACACGCTGGTGGGCAGAACCTCTCAGGTGCTGAGTATGGTGTATGATCCCGAGCGCGATGCGCTGCTGGGCACCGATTTTAAAAAGCTCTATGAAATAAATAAAAACACGGGTGAAGCGACAGAGCTGGGTGCACTGGGCTCGCTCAAAGGCAAGTTTCGTGGCGACTTAGTGATCCAAAATGGCAACTGGTATTTGATCACCAGTCGCAGTGTTTATCAGATAGATAAAACCACCTTCGAGGCCACTAAACTGGCGAACCATAGCCTGACCGCAGCCACAGGGGCTGCGTTAAATCAGGCCGGTGAAGTGGTTGTCAGCCGTACCTTGATCAACGATTATGGGCATGTGAATCGCTCCAAGCTATACAAACTCAACCCTCAGTCGGGTAACACCTGTTTACTGGCTACGGTGCCCGTGCGGCTCAACGATTTGGCAGTCAATACCGATCAGGCTGTGGCCTGTTACACCACACCCAGTTGTGAAACTGATCCTGAACCGACCTTCACGGTCGAAGCAATCACGGATACGGTATCGGAAGGGGGGCAGCTCGAATATCAAGTAGCTTTAAGTAATGCCTATTATCAGGATGTGACGCTCGACGTCAGTGTGCTGGATGACACTACCTCTGCCGGCGATTACACCTCGCCATCTGCCAGCGTCACGATTGCTGCGGGCGAAACCAGTGCGACCATTAATATTGCCACCCTGGATGATGCCAACCATGAAGACAGCGAGGCGCTGACCTTAGTGGTTGAGGGGGCAACATATACCAGTGGTTCCGCGTCTGTGTCGGGCACCATAGAAGACAATGACCCGGCTTGTACGCCGGATAACTACACCCGTATTCATTATCAGTTTGTCAGCGAAAGCGCAGGCTACAATAATGACTGGGGTATCCGGGTGAATGGTAGCTATGTGAAATTGCTGGACGAATACGGTGGCGCAGGCAGTTATGATGTCATTGAAGGGGCCAGTTATGACTATGTGTTATCCATTAATGGCAATTCTAACCAGCTGACCACCAATTATCGTGTTTATGGAGATAAGCAGTACTGGGAAGATCAAAACGACCGCGACTATAACGACTTTATAGTGAAGGTTTGGACATCCAGTATTCAAAAAGGCTGTGACTGA
- a CDS encoding inosine/guanosine kinase has product MKFPGRRRHKHYFPVEDKDPIINQLHVVDRLKRNYICGIDQIVVDIEAKVDQAFLDEFGLQRGMSQVIDNDVTNALYDRLKRDDMIDYEFAGGTIGNTMHNYSVLADSRSVLLGVMSENIQIGSYAYKFLCNTSSRVDLDYLQPVLGPIGRCFTLIDDSGERTFAISAGMMNHLKPESIDKSLIEHASALVISAYLMRTSGEETMTQATMQAVKYANDAGVPVVLTLGTKFLIEQDPTWWAEFVEKHVDILAMNEEEGEAITGFDDPLLAADKALDWVDLVICTAGPKGLFMAGYVDDEKKRETEYPLLPGAIPEFNQYEFSRAMRRSACKQPIKAYSHTAPYMGGPDTIKNTNGAGDCALAAVLHDLSANVYHKLNVPNSAKHEQHAITYSSLAQISKYANRASYEVLVQHSPRLSRGLPEREDSLEQTYWDQ; this is encoded by the coding sequence ATGAAATTTCCGGGCCGCAGAAGACATAAACATTATTTTCCAGTCGAAGATAAAGACCCTATAATTAACCAGTTACATGTCGTTGATCGACTTAAACGCAACTACATTTGTGGTATAGACCAAATCGTAGTAGACATCGAAGCTAAGGTCGATCAGGCCTTTCTAGATGAGTTTGGGTTGCAACGCGGTATGTCTCAAGTGATAGACAATGATGTCACCAATGCGCTTTACGATCGCCTGAAACGTGATGACATGATTGACTATGAATTTGCTGGCGGCACCATTGGCAATACCATGCACAACTACTCGGTGCTGGCTGATAGCCGCTCGGTGTTACTGGGCGTCATGAGCGAAAACATTCAAATCGGCAGTTATGCGTATAAGTTTTTGTGCAACACCTCCAGCCGGGTCGATCTCGATTACCTGCAACCCGTCCTGGGTCCCATCGGCCGTTGCTTTACACTGATTGACGACAGTGGTGAGCGGACCTTCGCCATCAGTGCCGGCATGATGAACCACCTAAAACCTGAGTCCATTGACAAGTCATTGATTGAACACGCCTCAGCATTGGTGATCAGCGCTTATCTGATGCGTACTTCAGGCGAAGAAACCATGACCCAGGCCACCATGCAGGCAGTGAAATATGCCAACGATGCCGGTGTGCCCGTGGTATTAACGCTGGGTACTAAATTCCTGATTGAGCAAGACCCGACCTGGTGGGCTGAATTCGTAGAGAAACACGTCGATATTCTGGCCATGAATGAGGAAGAAGGCGAAGCCATCACCGGTTTTGACGATCCGTTGCTGGCCGCTGACAAAGCGCTGGACTGGGTTGACTTAGTGATCTGTACAGCCGGGCCTAAGGGCCTGTTTATGGCCGGTTACGTGGATGATGAGAAAAAGCGCGAAACCGAGTACCCGCTGCTGCCTGGCGCTATTCCAGAATTCAACCAGTATGAATTCTCACGGGCAATGCGTCGTAGCGCGTGTAAACAGCCAATCAAGGCATACAGCCACACCGCTCCTTACATGGGTGGCCCGGATACCATTAAAAATACCAATGGAGCCGGAGACTGTGCATTGGCGGCAGTCTTACACGACCTGTCAGCGAACGTATACCACAAGCTCAACGTGCCAAACTCAGCCAAACACGAACAGCATGCCATTACCTATTCTTCACTGGCACAGATCAGTAAGTATGCTAACCGTGCCAGCTATGAGGTATTAGTACAGCACTCACCACGCCTGTCGCGTGGCCTGCCAGAGCGCGAAGACTCGCTCGAACAAACTTACTGGGACCAGTAA
- a CDS encoding response regulator transcription factor, whose protein sequence is MAHILVVEDDMDIAQGIAEFLEPKGHELDFAYTGKQALVLLEQNRYQLVLLDINLPFVNGYDVCRQLSDNALGQHLAKIPVIMMSSRSHEQDILQGFASGAWDYLKKPFSFAELTARIDVGLMKSMPPTTPTDVITFDNVILDPETLLLTYQNTSLQLHNIGYEILKLLISQAPGVVKTQTLHAHLWPDETPDSDPLRAHIYKLRKQLKAHFDQDFIETIKGVGYKFTLARNHVV, encoded by the coding sequence ATGGCGCATATTCTGGTAGTTGAAGATGATATGGATATTGCACAAGGCATTGCTGAGTTCTTGGAACCCAAAGGACATGAACTCGACTTTGCCTACACAGGTAAACAAGCCCTCGTTTTACTGGAGCAAAACCGTTATCAACTCGTTTTGTTAGATATCAACTTACCATTTGTGAATGGTTACGATGTCTGCCGTCAGTTGTCAGACAACGCACTGGGCCAGCATTTAGCCAAAATCCCGGTGATCATGATGTCTTCTCGTAGCCACGAGCAAGACATCCTGCAAGGCTTTGCCAGTGGTGCCTGGGATTACTTAAAAAAGCCCTTCTCTTTTGCCGAGCTGACTGCCCGGATCGACGTTGGATTAATGAAATCAATGCCACCAACCACGCCAACCGATGTCATTACCTTTGACAACGTGATACTCGACCCGGAGACATTGCTGCTCACCTATCAGAACACAAGTCTGCAGCTACATAATATCGGTTATGAGATATTAAAGTTGCTTATTTCTCAGGCTCCAGGCGTGGTAAAAACACAAACGCTCCATGCCCATTTATGGCCAGATGAAACGCCAGACAGCGACCCACTCAGAGCACACATATACAAACTGAGAAAACAACTCAAAGCCCACTTCGATCAAGATTTTATCGAGACGATCAAAGGAGTCGGATACAAATTTACCCTGGCCAGGAATCATGTTGTTTAA
- the glsB gene encoding glutaminase B → MTTASPDYQAILQHVAQQVQPLSHQGKVADYIPALAEQPLGQFAIALHTADGQTFSAGHCDSRFTIQSVSKVMTLTLALQRYGDELWQRVGKEPSGTAFNSLTQLEFENGTPRNPFINAGAIVTCDALFSRLSAPIHTMLESYRSHTANPKVAINKLVAQSEYDHRYRNAAMAYLMKSFGNFDNQVEEVLWSYFNFCAIELNVCELARAFSYLSTGGVCQQSGQQVLSARQTQQLNSLLFTSGLYDAAGDFAYRVGMPGKSGVSGTIIAVAPGRFTVAVWSPGLDKVGNSVAGIAALELLAEKLGTALF, encoded by the coding sequence ATGACAACAGCCTCGCCCGATTATCAGGCTATTTTGCAACACGTTGCACAGCAGGTTCAGCCCTTGTCCCACCAGGGAAAGGTCGCTGATTATATTCCTGCGCTGGCTGAGCAGCCACTGGGGCAATTTGCCATTGCACTGCACACTGCCGACGGACAGACCTTCAGTGCCGGCCACTGTGATAGCCGTTTTACCATTCAATCTGTCTCTAAGGTCATGACCTTGACGCTGGCGTTACAGCGTTATGGGGATGAGTTGTGGCAGCGGGTGGGTAAAGAGCCGTCGGGCACCGCATTTAACTCCCTCACTCAGCTTGAGTTTGAAAATGGCACTCCCCGTAATCCCTTTATTAATGCCGGAGCCATTGTTACCTGTGATGCCTTGTTCAGCCGCCTGAGTGCGCCTATCCACACTATGCTGGAAAGTTACCGTAGTCATACAGCGAATCCAAAAGTGGCTATTAATAAGTTGGTAGCGCAATCCGAGTATGATCATCGTTATCGCAATGCCGCCATGGCCTATCTGATGAAGTCATTTGGTAACTTTGATAACCAGGTTGAAGAGGTACTGTGGTCGTACTTTAATTTTTGCGCCATTGAACTCAATGTATGCGAACTAGCACGGGCATTTTCTTATCTTTCAACGGGTGGGGTATGTCAGCAAAGTGGTCAGCAGGTGCTAAGTGCACGTCAAACCCAGCAGCTTAATTCTTTGCTGTTTACCAGTGGTTTGTATGATGCTGCCGGGGACTTTGCCTATCGGGTGGGGATGCCGGGTAAGTCCGGGGTATCAGGCACCATCATTGCCGTCGCTCCGGGTCGATTTACCGTGGCGGTATGGTCGCCGGGGCTGGATAAAGTAGGCAACTCTGTTGCGGGTATTGCGGCGCTTGAGTTACTGGCTGAAAAGCTTGGCACCGCTTTATTTTAG
- a CDS encoding DinB family protein — MSQLTQFRLLADYNQWMNQKIYQAATRLSEEALKQERGAFFGSIFGTLNHLVVADIIWLKRFASNQAGSSALQSILEQPNPTSLAQCLFQDLSHLTTHRQWLDKQILCFIDELQESDLGTILTYRNTRGIGFSKPLSSLLMHFFNHQTHHRGQVTTLFSQLDEDIGDTDLLLLIDDVDI; from the coding sequence ATGAGCCAACTAACCCAGTTCAGACTGCTGGCCGACTATAACCAATGGATGAATCAAAAAATTTATCAGGCAGCTACGCGCCTGAGCGAAGAGGCATTAAAACAAGAGCGAGGCGCTTTTTTCGGCTCAATATTTGGCACATTAAACCACCTTGTAGTGGCAGACATTATCTGGCTAAAACGGTTTGCTTCAAACCAGGCGGGCTCCAGCGCTCTGCAATCCATATTGGAACAGCCCAATCCCACCAGCCTGGCCCAGTGCCTTTTTCAAGACCTCTCGCACCTGACTACACATCGTCAATGGCTCGACAAACAAATTTTGTGTTTTATTGATGAGCTGCAGGAGTCCGATTTGGGTACCATCCTGACTTACCGCAATACTAGAGGTATCGGCTTCAGCAAACCTCTAAGTAGCCTGCTGATGCACTTTTTTAACCACCAGACTCATCACAGAGGACAAGTTACAACTCTGTTTTCTCAACTGGACGAAGACATAGGTGATACAGACCTATTACTGCTCATTGACGATGTCGACATCTAG
- a CDS encoding FAD-dependent monooxygenase, with product MQKKRIAIIGAGVAGMALALLASKQGHEVQVYERAAAHRVMGAGVTLWPNAMFVLEQMGLASDIIRAGGTPEFVCQYDRSGNRQNALDIDELNRLSGHATVTILRRDLIHVLGDALSAQGVSIAFATTVTEQDIDKLRQTYDLVVGADGRMHSVAREALFTSPVSPCYQGFINVIGISQLEPGTLPNSIGDFRYPGERFGIVPVKPQTCYWAGAWRTPLDKSCSQRDWLCELKQRFGGWTEAVQSVLRHAEPGSVRAIFVHDLDPLPYWHKGNVVVIGDAAHAALPTSGQGACQALEDAWLLSCLMSQQHDLSVVLGRFYQLRIEKVTMAQNAGRQLAQQLFSGHREESTAPSGVSLAQLSQLWMQGLNA from the coding sequence ATGCAGAAAAAGCGAATTGCGATTATAGGGGCTGGCGTTGCTGGTATGGCACTGGCTCTGCTGGCAAGCAAACAAGGGCATGAGGTGCAGGTGTACGAGCGTGCAGCCGCGCACAGGGTGATGGGAGCTGGCGTCACGTTGTGGCCTAACGCGATGTTTGTGTTAGAGCAAATGGGGTTAGCATCGGACATCATTCGAGCCGGTGGAACACCCGAGTTTGTGTGTCAGTATGACCGCAGTGGCAACCGGCAAAATGCGCTGGATATTGATGAGTTAAATCGGCTCAGTGGTCACGCGACCGTGACCATATTGCGCCGTGATTTGATCCACGTATTGGGTGACGCACTAAGCGCGCAGGGGGTATCTATTGCATTTGCAACCACAGTGACTGAGCAGGATATAGATAAGCTCAGGCAGACATATGATTTAGTCGTTGGTGCTGATGGGAGAATGCATTCGGTGGCGCGTGAGGCGCTATTTACTTCGCCAGTTTCACCGTGCTACCAGGGATTTATCAATGTGATAGGGATCAGTCAGCTTGAACCTGGCACCTTACCAAACAGTATTGGCGACTTCCGTTATCCTGGTGAACGTTTCGGCATTGTGCCCGTAAAGCCTCAAACGTGTTATTGGGCAGGGGCGTGGCGCACACCGCTCGATAAAAGTTGTAGTCAGCGCGACTGGCTGTGCGAGTTAAAGCAGCGATTTGGCGGATGGACTGAAGCGGTTCAATCTGTTTTGAGGCATGCTGAGCCGGGATCTGTCAGGGCTATTTTTGTGCATGATTTAGATCCACTTCCATACTGGCATAAAGGCAATGTCGTTGTAATAGGTGATGCGGCGCACGCTGCATTACCGACTTCAGGGCAAGGGGCGTGTCAGGCACTGGAAGATGCCTGGTTGTTGAGCTGCCTGATGTCACAGCAGCACGATCTCAGCGTGGTACTCGGCAGGTTTTATCAGCTGCGGATTGAAAAAGTGACAATGGCCCAGAACGCTGGTCGGCAATTAGCGCAGCAGCTTTTTTCCGGACACCGTGAGGAATCGACTGCGCCGTCAGGCGTATCTCTTGCCCAGCTGAGCCAGTTATGGATGCAGGGGCTGAATGCATAG
- a CDS encoding serine hydrolase domain-containing protein has translation MRTKTIKPKQGALTTLISAALFSLASHTVTASDVTVTKTTAPIAAHTASHTLDTHIEHLLAEHHLPGLVLMVKHQNKLVHYNAYGKVNVKKSKPMSKDALFRIFSMSKPITSVALLQLVDRGQIALTDDIRKFLPELDVLEVDGQPHTVTIHHLLSHTAGFGYGGGLKSWVDIRYLLANPLSRGNTLDEMIDDLSGIDLKFTPGERFEYSIASDIQGAIIEKVSGLPLDTYLTRHLFEPLNMQDTHFSVPKGSEHRLVDMYEYDATTFEEAYVFNKDKILFSEKGADSDYLNKPVLLSGGGGLVSTAQDYSNFVSMLSNQGKFNGQTLLSEHLVDTMLSSKTQGLDTHFMPRVYKGVGFGYGVGVKEATDDLRQEGTFFWGGMGGTIFWSDPKSQLEVVAMMQVEDGWVALEKWLIPHIYTLIDAPHLRAQNANTEL, from the coding sequence ATGCGTACAAAGACTATCAAGCCAAAACAAGGCGCACTGACAACACTGATCTCCGCGGCCCTATTCAGCCTGGCATCACATACGGTGACAGCGTCTGACGTAACAGTTACCAAAACCACGGCGCCAATCGCAGCGCACACGGCCTCACACACGCTCGATACACACATAGAGCACTTACTCGCAGAGCACCACTTACCGGGTTTAGTGCTGATGGTGAAACACCAAAATAAACTGGTACATTACAATGCGTACGGCAAAGTAAACGTCAAGAAATCCAAGCCGATGTCAAAAGATGCGCTGTTCCGTATTTTTTCAATGAGTAAACCCATCACTTCAGTGGCTTTATTACAGTTAGTAGACAGAGGTCAGATCGCTTTAACGGATGATATTCGCAAATTTTTACCTGAGCTGGATGTGCTCGAAGTTGATGGACAACCACATACGGTCACCATCCATCACTTGCTCTCGCATACCGCCGGATTTGGTTATGGCGGTGGGCTAAAAAGCTGGGTTGATATTCGCTACTTATTGGCTAACCCACTGAGCCGCGGCAATACCCTGGACGAGATGATTGATGACCTGTCTGGCATAGACCTTAAGTTTACGCCGGGGGAACGCTTTGAGTATTCGATTGCCAGCGATATTCAAGGTGCCATTATCGAAAAAGTGTCAGGCCTGCCTTTAGATACCTATCTGACACGCCATCTTTTTGAGCCACTCAACATGCAAGACACCCATTTCTCAGTGCCAAAGGGCAGCGAGCACCGGCTGGTTGATATGTATGAGTATGACGCGACAACCTTTGAAGAAGCCTACGTATTCAACAAAGACAAAATTCTCTTTAGTGAAAAAGGCGCAGATAGCGACTATTTAAACAAGCCGGTGTTACTTTCGGGTGGTGGCGGGTTGGTCTCAACAGCACAAGATTACAGTAACTTCGTTTCTATGCTCTCCAATCAGGGGAAGTTTAATGGCCAGACCCTGTTATCAGAGCACTTGGTTGACACTATGCTCAGTTCGAAAACGCAGGGGCTGGACACCCACTTTATGCCTCGGGTATACAAAGGCGTGGGTTTTGGTTACGGTGTAGGAGTTAAAGAAGCTACCGACGATCTTCGTCAGGAAGGCACCTTCTTTTGGGGTGGTATGGGCGGTACAATATTCTGGAGCGACCCAAAATCTCAGCTTGAAGTGGTCGCCATGATGCAGGTAGAAGATGGCTGGGTGGCACTCGAAAAGTGGTTAATCCCCCACATTTATACCCTTATTGACGCACCTCATTTGCGTGCTCAAAACGCTAATACCGAGTTATAA
- a CDS encoding phosphoribosyltransferase, with translation MSDKCYITAQQLLEDSFRLAAQVYEDGFRPDFIIGIWRGGAPIGIAVQEYYDYKGIETDHIAVRTSSYYGIGKQSKEIKVHGLHYIVENANAGDSLLIVDDVFDSGRSIYALREKLEELMRLNLPKDIRVACPYYKPTNKKVPMTPDYFIHESDEWLVFPHELSGLTPDELIAGKSDLANIKELFTK, from the coding sequence ATGTCTGACAAGTGCTATATCACGGCGCAACAATTACTTGAAGATTCATTTCGACTGGCCGCTCAGGTTTATGAAGATGGATTTCGTCCTGACTTTATTATCGGCATTTGGCGCGGTGGCGCGCCTATCGGGATTGCAGTTCAGGAATATTATGATTACAAAGGCATAGAAACCGATCATATCGCCGTGCGTACCTCGTCTTACTATGGCATTGGCAAGCAGTCGAAAGAGATCAAGGTACACGGCTTACACTATATTGTTGAAAACGCTAATGCGGGTGACTCGTTGCTGATTGTGGATGATGTATTTGACTCGGGCCGCAGTATTTATGCACTACGTGAAAAACTCGAAGAGCTGATGCGTCTGAACCTGCCTAAAGACATTCGTGTCGCCTGTCCATATTACAAGCCGACCAATAAAAAAGTTCCTATGACGCCGGATTACTTTATTCACGAGTCGGACGAATGGCTGGTGTTCCCGCACGAATTATCAGGTTTAACGCCGGATGAGCTGATCGCTGGTAAATCAGATTTGGCCAATATCAAAGAGCTGTTTACCAAGTAA
- a CDS encoding LysR family transcriptional regulator: MIERTDIQWLLSFAAVYEKLSFKQAAQHRQLPTSNISRHVAQLEQHLNTRLLERTTRKMRPTAAGKQLYLTLKPLIHTMDDALTEVSQHHDALSGHLNLVMPDLPVLATLIANFCHQHPDIQLSCDTQLNPTEGMLEGLDLVVRFGRGTLEDSGWVAQALLHLPSCVVGAPELLHRHAHVHSLDTLSKVPCITSLTALQGTPWRFKHNRTLHVQSSYKVNSGHMAKAAAIQGLGFAILPRHMCQAELEAGTLVELTLDHEPEDLVLYAFYSGRKYPQKKVTALLSHLKTGLSELMDTPAK; this comes from the coding sequence ATGATCGAAAGGACTGATATTCAGTGGCTATTGAGCTTTGCGGCAGTCTATGAAAAGTTAAGCTTTAAGCAGGCTGCACAACATCGCCAGCTGCCCACATCCAATATCAGCCGCCATGTGGCCCAGCTGGAGCAACACTTAAACACCCGGCTGCTGGAGCGAACAACGCGAAAAATGCGCCCGACAGCGGCAGGCAAACAACTTTATCTGACACTTAAGCCGCTCATTCACACAATGGATGATGCACTGACAGAGGTATCTCAGCACCATGACGCGTTGTCTGGCCACCTCAATCTGGTCATGCCAGATTTGCCTGTACTGGCAACGCTTATTGCCAATTTCTGCCACCAACACCCTGATATACAACTCAGTTGTGATACACAATTAAACCCCACTGAAGGCATGCTGGAGGGATTAGATTTGGTGGTGCGCTTTGGCCGGGGCACACTGGAAGACTCGGGCTGGGTAGCGCAAGCCCTTCTGCATCTGCCCAGCTGTGTTGTGGGTGCACCTGAGCTGCTGCACCGTCATGCACATGTGCACTCGCTGGATACACTCAGTAAAGTGCCCTGTATTACCAGCCTGACCGCGCTACAGGGCACCCCGTGGCGATTCAAACACAATAGAACCTTGCATGTGCAATCCAGTTATAAAGTGAATAGTGGCCACATGGCCAAAGCTGCCGCAATCCAGGGACTGGGCTTTGCCATTTTACCGCGACATATGTGCCAGGCAGAGCTGGAGGCAGGCACTTTAGTGGAGCTCACGTTAGACCATGAGCCGGAAGATCTGGTGTTATATGCATTTTACTCAGGTCGTAAATACCCGCAGAAAAAAGTCACTGCGCTCCTATCACACCTTAAAACAGGGTTAAGTGAGCTAATGGATACACCGGCAAAGTAA
- the tadA gene encoding tRNA adenosine(34) deaminase TadA, producing MDEQQQDLYWMQRALEYADKAEQEDEIPVGAVVVRDGELVGAGWNRSICCHDPSAHAEMLAIRDAGQRIENYRLVDCTLYVTLEPCPMCAGLLVHSRIKRVVFGASDAKTGAAGSIMNLLQEPKLNHQVEVSGGVLAEQCGEKLSAFFRRRRKEIKAQKKARQAGSNDQAAQD from the coding sequence GTGGACGAACAACAGCAAGATCTGTATTGGATGCAGCGTGCATTGGAGTATGCCGACAAGGCCGAACAGGAAGATGAGATCCCGGTTGGCGCCGTTGTGGTAAGAGATGGTGAGCTGGTTGGCGCGGGCTGGAACCGCTCCATTTGTTGCCACGATCCTTCGGCCCATGCGGAAATGCTGGCGATCCGGGATGCCGGTCAGCGCATCGAAAATTATCGCCTGGTAGATTGCACTTTATATGTCACGCTGGAGCCGTGTCCTATGTGTGCTGGTTTGCTGGTACATAGCCGGATTAAACGGGTGGTGTTTGGTGCGTCGGATGCGAAAACAGGGGCCGCAGGGTCAATCATGAATTTGTTGCAGGAACCAAAACTGAATCACCAGGTCGAGGTGAGCGGCGGGGTATTAGCCGAGCAATGTGGCGAGAAGTTATCAGCATTTTTTCGGCGTCGGCGCAAAGAGATCAAGGCGCAGAAAAAAGCCAGGCAAGCGGGGTCAAACGACCAAGCAGCTCAGGATTGA